A single Cannabis sativa cultivar Pink pepper isolate KNU-18-1 chromosome 7, ASM2916894v1, whole genome shotgun sequence DNA region contains:
- the LOC115697763 gene encoding uncharacterized protein LOC115697763, which produces MEIASHLGKFLEFHNKRTFMRIRVLWESSKPLEKGMNFESENGKISMSISFRYERISKFCYYCGCLDHIDRNCLDLMEKIEEGYNPPMNYDDQIKTAGLEHMIPSIPLAINWHGDINNTSLSRRLLGATRSHEEDASVSFSEKRVKVNDDGKGFPTNDFMEKGEQSEDKRVRGETKGDKEELKAKEFLLSEGDQGNEEMDFYSGIFQYGNEGSK; this is translated from the exons ATGGAAATAGCTAGCCATTTGGGGAAATTTTTGGAATTTCATAATAAGAGAACATTTATGAGAATTAGAGTTTTATGGGAGTCATCTAAACCTTTGGAAAAAGGAATGAATTTCGAATCTGAAAATGGCAAAATTTCCATGAGTATCTCTTTCCGATATGAGCGCATAtcaaaattttgttattattgtgGATGTCTGGATCATATAGATAGGAATTGTTTGGATTTAATGGAAAAAATAGAGGAAGGGTATAATCCACCAATGAATTATGATGATCAAATAAAAACAGCGGGTTTGGAACATATGATCCCATCTATTCCGTTAGCAATAAATTGGCATGGGGATATAAATAACACATCTTTGAGTAGAAGATTGTTAGGAGCAACAAGATCGCACGAAGAAGATGCAAGTGTgagtttttctgaaaaacgGGTTAAAGTGAATGATGATG GAAAAGGATTTCCCACAAATGACTTTATGGAAAAAGGAGAGCAAAGTGAGGATAAAAGAGTAAGGGGAGAGACCAAAGGAGATAAGGAAGAATTAAAAGCTAAAGAATTTCTCTTGTCTGAGGGAGATCAAGGAAATGAGGAAATGGATTTTTACTCTGGAATTTTCCAGTATGGCAATGAAGGAAGCAAATGA